The proteins below are encoded in one region of Helicoverpa armigera isolate CAAS_96S chromosome 11, ASM3070526v1, whole genome shotgun sequence:
- the LOC110370138 gene encoding chromobox protein homolog 5 isoform X1, producing MRKISKSRADDDVISSTNGSVDNNDANDAIDDHADAVRQADPDHPDEKEPASESTENVELNEDVSTSTTKETPKKGKAKKTKKRKSEKNTADQEYEVEKIVDSKKIKGKLHYLIRWKGYSADSDTWEPENTLSCAELINKYNDEKENSKNKVSKAEKKNNKRKAKKETKVPAKRAKNSWDGSNADENAEYEVERILEVRHKKNGKRDFFIHWKGWSSKFDSWEPENNLNCPELIKKFMDKVSRARSVDSRNLRVAPETTNRFTLQDPSSGRRLSKRRGQRQRVRYDNAE from the exons ATGCGTAAAATATCTAAAAGTCGTGCAGACGATGATGTGATATCGTCGACGAATGGGTCTGTTGATAATAATGATGCCAATGATGCCATTGATGATCATGCCGACGCGGTACGCCAAGCTGACCCAGATCACCCTGACGAAAAAGAGCCTGCATCTGAATCAACTGAAAATGTCGAATTAAATGAGGATGTATCAACAAGTACCACCAAAGAGACTCCCAAAAAAGGAAAAGCTAAAAAGACCAAAAAAAGGAAATCGGAGAAAAATACCGCGGACCAAGAATACGAG GTTGAGAAAATTGTTGATTCCAAAAAGATTAAAGGGAAACTGCATTATCTAATACGTTGGAAGGGTTATTCTGCTGACAGTGACACCTGGGAACCTGAGAACACTCTTTCTTGTGCTGAATTGATAAACAAGTATAATGATGAG AAGGAGAATTCAAAGAATAAAGTAAGTAAAGCAGAGAAAAAGAACAATAAAAGGAAAGCTAAAAAGGAAACCAAAGTACCAGCAAAAAGAGCTAAAAACTCCTGGGATGGTAGCAATGCTGATGAAAATGCTGAGTATGAA GTGGAACGGATCTTAGAGGTTCGTCACAAGAAGAATGGGAAAAGAGATTTCTTCATTCACTGGAAGGGATGGTCAAGTAAATTTGATTCATGGGAGCcagaaaataacttaaattgtCCTGAGTTGATTAAGAAGTTTATGGATAAG GTGAGCAGGGCTCGATCTGTGGACTCTCGAAACCTAAGAGTGGCTCCTGAAACGACAAACCGATTCACATTGCAGGACCCTTCATCTGGACGTCGACTGAGCAAAAGGCGTGGTCAGCGTCAGAG AGTGCGTTACGACAATGCTGAGTAA
- the LOC110370138 gene encoding heterochromatin protein 1 isoform X2, giving the protein MRKISKSRADDDVISSTNGSVDNNDANDAIDDHADAVRQADPDHPDEKEPASESTENVELNEDVSTSTTKETPKKGKAKKTKKRKSEKNTADQEYEVEKIVDSKKIKGKLHYLIRWKGYSADSDTWEPENTLSCAELINKYNDEKENSKNKVSKAEKKNNKRKAKKETKVPAKRAKNSWDGSNADENAEYEVERILEVRHKKNGKRDFFIHWKGWSSKFDSWEPENNLNCPELIKKFMDKDPSSGRRLSKRRGQRQRVRYDNAE; this is encoded by the exons ATGCGTAAAATATCTAAAAGTCGTGCAGACGATGATGTGATATCGTCGACGAATGGGTCTGTTGATAATAATGATGCCAATGATGCCATTGATGATCATGCCGACGCGGTACGCCAAGCTGACCCAGATCACCCTGACGAAAAAGAGCCTGCATCTGAATCAACTGAAAATGTCGAATTAAATGAGGATGTATCAACAAGTACCACCAAAGAGACTCCCAAAAAAGGAAAAGCTAAAAAGACCAAAAAAAGGAAATCGGAGAAAAATACCGCGGACCAAGAATACGAG GTTGAGAAAATTGTTGATTCCAAAAAGATTAAAGGGAAACTGCATTATCTAATACGTTGGAAGGGTTATTCTGCTGACAGTGACACCTGGGAACCTGAGAACACTCTTTCTTGTGCTGAATTGATAAACAAGTATAATGATGAG AAGGAGAATTCAAAGAATAAAGTAAGTAAAGCAGAGAAAAAGAACAATAAAAGGAAAGCTAAAAAGGAAACCAAAGTACCAGCAAAAAGAGCTAAAAACTCCTGGGATGGTAGCAATGCTGATGAAAATGCTGAGTATGAA GTGGAACGGATCTTAGAGGTTCGTCACAAGAAGAATGGGAAAAGAGATTTCTTCATTCACTGGAAGGGATGGTCAAGTAAATTTGATTCATGGGAGCcagaaaataacttaaattgtCCTGAGTTGATTAAGAAGTTTATGGATAAG GACCCTTCATCTGGACGTCGACTGAGCAAAAGGCGTGGTCAGCGTCAGAG AGTGCGTTACGACAATGCTGAGTAA